A DNA window from Branchiostoma lanceolatum isolate klBraLanc5 chromosome 17, klBraLanc5.hap2, whole genome shotgun sequence contains the following coding sequences:
- the LOC136422792 gene encoding 2-acylglycerol O-acyltransferase 2-A-like, producing the protein MFGLEFAPLNIPMKRRLQTAAVLQWCLCFLLLGHSCCILAVVLLFTRWWWFSLLYACWVFFYDLDTPHRGGRRVQWVRNWAVWKYMAKYFPMELVKSTDLDPEKNYVFGFHPHGVLGAGAFVNFSTEGTHFSEKFPGIRPHLLILSGIFWMPWHRDYVMTSGCCAVSRESVEWILTRQGTGNAAVIVIGGAIEVLDAMPGKCTLTLKKRKGFIRMAMKHGADLVPVYSFGENEMYTQVKNPPGSFIRKFQTKVQRFTGFATPLFHGRGVFQYTFGIVPYRKPIHTIVGTPIPVEKNENPTEEEVVALQKKYIAELTVLFNKYKGLYDMEDHELDIQ; encoded by the exons ATGTTTGGCCTCGAGTTTGCCCCCCTGAACATCCCCATGAAGCGCCGCCTGCAGACTGCGGCGGTACTGCAGTGGTGTCTGTGCTTCCTCCTGCTGGGTCATTCCTGCTGTATCCTCGCCGTCGTCCTCCTCTTCACGCGATGGTGGTGGTTCTCGCTGCTGTACGCGTGCTGGGTCTTCTTCTACGATCTCGACACGCCCCACCGCGGGGGTCGGCGCGTGCAGTGGGTCCGTAACTGGGCCGTGTGGAAGTACATGGCCAAGTACTTCCCTATGGAACTCGTCAAGAGCACCGACCTTGACCCTGAGAAGAACTACGTCTTCGGCTTCCATCCGCACGGTGTGCTTGGCGCGGGGGCGTTCGTTAACTTCAGTACGGAAGGAACACACTTCTCAGAGAAGTTCCCCGGTATCCGTCCCCACTTGCTGATCCTGTCGGGAATCTTTTGGATGCCTTGGCACAGAGATTACGTGATGACCAGTG GATGCTGTGCTGTGAGCCGTGAGTCCGTGGAATGGATTCTGACTAGACAAGGAACTGGCAATGCTGCCGTCATTGTTATTG GTGGTGCCATTGAGGTTCTTGACGCCATGCCTGGGAAGTGTACTTTGACTCTTAAGAAACGTAAAGGGTTTATCAGAATGGCTATGAAGCATGG TGCTGACTTGGTTCCGGTGTACTCCTTTGGTGAGAACGAGATGTACACCCAGGTGAAAAACCCACCCGGGTCGTTCATCAGAAAATTCCAGACCAAAGTACAGCGGTTCACTGGTTTCGCCACCCCACTGTTCCATGGGCGGGGAGTGTTCCAGTACACCTTTGGTATCGTGCCATACCGGAAACCCATCCATACAATCG TCGGCACACCGATCCCTGTGGAGAAGAATGAGAACCCAACAGAGGAGGAGGTTGTAGCTCTACAGAAGAAGTACATCGCAGAACTCACCGTGCTCTTCAACAAGTACAAGGGTCTGTACGACATGGAAGATCACGAGTTGGACATTCAGTAA
- the LOC136423637 gene encoding guanylate cyclase soluble subunit beta-2-like: MVVQKYLPAVRFPGARMDFFFHILHPEIPFHIEHIRASISSQFILETKREKMPSSWGGRTTLTLRGQMIWLSQHQCMVFMCSPKVTSLGELKDMNMHLSDIALHDVLRDFVLLNQQRQVEAELSKQLEMKKEELRGMSDALKAMQKKTEKLLETMLPRPVAEQLRDGKKVEAASYDEVTILFSDVVTFTNICSECKPTQVVTMLNEMYLRFDRLTTVHDVYKVETIGNAYMVTGGLPIPIRTHAERVVNMGLAMHLAAANVKSPATGKNLQIRVGIHSGPTVAGVVGEKMPRYCLFGDTVNTASRMESHGIPGKVHISMKTYKLIKGRGFVCASRGPTEIKGKGLMNTYFVDSSSGTDNQLLGLPTESTTDIAQVEEEQLLRMHYIDDNDYASNQNFTSSVISNGEKAEHQQTRTPIHGRIRRSIQSKLCTLL; encoded by the exons ATGGTTGTGCAGAAGTACTTACCGGCTGTGAGATTCCCCGGTGCGCGGATGGACTTCTTCTTTCACATCCTTCACCCAGAAATTCCGTTTCACATCGAGCATATCCGCGCCTCTATCAGCAGTCAGTTCATATTGGAGACCAAACGGGAGAAAATGCCGTCATCGTGGGGTGGCCGGACAACTCTCACACTGAGAG GTCAAATGATCTGGTTGTCCCAACACCAGTGCATGGTGTTCATGTGTTCCCCCAAAGTGACCAGCCTGGGAGAGCTCAAGGATATGAACATGCATTTATCAGACATCGCACTGCACGACGTCCTGAGGGACTTTGTACTGCTGAATCAACAG CGCCAAGTCGAGGCAGAGTTATCCAAACAGCTGGAGATGAAGAAGGAGGAGCTCCGGGGCATGTCTGACGCTCTGAAAGCCATGCAGAAGAAGACAGAGAAACTCTTGGAGACCATGCTGCCCAGGCCTGTCGCCGAACAGCTCAGGGACGGGAAGAAGGTAGAAGCAG CGTCGTATGACGAGGTGACTATCCTGTTCAGCGACGTGGTCACCTTCACCAACATCTGCAGCGAATGCAAGCCCACCCAGGTCGTCACCATGCTGAACGAGATGTACCTCCGGTTCGACAGACTCACTACCGTGCATGATGTGTACAAG GTTGAGACCATAGGAAATGCTTACATGGTTACTGGAGGCCTGCCCATCCCCATCCGTACACATGCCGAGAGGGTTGTCAACATGGGCTTAGCGATGCACCTAGCGGCAGCCAACGTTAAGTCACCTGCAACAGGAAAAAACCTTCAG ATCCGTGTCGGAATCCACTCTGGTCCGACAGTTGCAGGGGTGGTGGGTGAGAAGATGCCGAGGTACTGTCTGTTCGGCGACACCGTCAACACGGCATCACGGATGGAGAGTCATGGAATCCCGGGCAAAGTGCACATCAGTATGAAGACATACAA GTTGATAAAAGGTCGTGGATTTGTCTGTGCGTCACGAGGTCCTACAGAGATCAAGGGCAAAGGACTGATGAACACGTACTTTGTCGACTCCAGTTCAGGCACGGATAATCAACTACTGGGCCTGCCCACCGAATCCACTACCG aTATAGCCCAGGTAGAAGAAGAACAGCTTCTCAGAATGCACTATATTGATGACAACGACTACGCGTCCAATCAGAACTTCACCAGTTCTGTTATAAGCAATG GCGAGAAAGCGGAGCACCAACAGACACGTACGCCAATTCACGGGCGGATCAGACGCAGTATTCAGTCCAAACTGTGTACCCTCCTGTAG